A region of Moorena sp. SIOASIH DNA encodes the following proteins:
- a CDS encoding RNA methyltransferase: MGVRIVLVEPAGPLNVGSVARVMKNMGLSQLVLVNPQCDHLSQDAQHMAVHGLDILEKAQVVATIPDALVGCQRAIATTARSRAIPTTLEHPRTALPWLLSAGVTSALIFGPESRGLSNDELNHAQRFVRIPTSSTYPALNLAQAVTVCCYELYQYQLDQSTHQPSPVPSQPLSPTPPYQDAATLDQIERYSKHLEALLLKIGYLYPHTKAARMEKLRRLLNRATPTTEEINMLRGMLRQVEWALQFLPKSGVDDPSKPNQP; the protein is encoded by the coding sequence ATGGGAGTCAGGATTGTTTTAGTAGAACCCGCTGGTCCATTGAATGTGGGTTCTGTAGCGCGAGTGATGAAAAATATGGGGTTATCGCAGCTGGTGCTAGTGAATCCTCAGTGTGACCATCTCAGCCAAGACGCACAGCATATGGCAGTGCACGGGCTAGATATCTTAGAAAAAGCCCAAGTCGTAGCAACCATACCAGATGCCTTAGTCGGGTGTCAAAGAGCGATCGCAACCACCGCTCGTAGCCGCGCCATCCCCACTACTCTCGAACATCCCAGAACCGCCTTACCCTGGTTATTGTCAGCTGGCGTAACCTCTGCCCTGATTTTTGGCCCTGAATCTAGGGGATTGAGCAATGATGAACTCAATCATGCTCAGCGGTTTGTGCGCATTCCCACTAGTTCCACCTATCCAGCCTTAAACCTAGCCCAAGCCGTAACAGTCTGCTGTTATGAACTTTATCAATATCAACTTGATCAAAGTACACACCAGCCATCACCCGTCCCAAGTCAACCCTTATCCCCTACTCCCCCCTACCAAGATGCTGCTACTTTGGACCAGATAGAACGCTACTCTAAGCATCTAGAAGCCCTATTATTGAAAATTGGTTATCTTTATCCCCATACCAAAGCAGCACGAATGGAAAAGCTGCGACGTCTGTTAAACCGAGCAACCCCCACCACAGAAGAAATCAACATGCTCAGAGGAATGCTCCGCCAGGTAGAATGGGCGCTACAATTTTTGCCAAAGTCTGGGGTAGATGATCCGTCAAAACCAAACCAGCCCTAA
- a CDS encoding serine hydrolase: MEKQQKPTSSRRRQRRHLTKQPQTKDIKSSKSQPKQKTRRQSSSPKSNKSRSTPPPTPRTRARLSRSPNPSAIRSSQSQLRVAYRTPQLPNLRRRLNPFATPASSSLPTITNSRNPIRQRPQPQLVADFSPKSSKTSQLKARLPLPTPNHQSVQIRRTRRERRSENSSTRLWILIIRLLIVGIGLGAIAGTVLSSLGTASQPSTKTTDNAPIEVQQSLSQTISSQLTPLLLNKSPLQKQIQTLVKQHPQLQPGIFIHDLDTGAFLESNSRLIFPAASTIKLPILIAFFQDVDAGKVFLDEYITMKPEMIAGGSGNMQYQKPGKQYKALEVATKMITISDNTATNMLIERLGGIEVLNQRFRSWGLKKTVLRNPLPDLPGTNTTSPRELASLIFHLEQGKWISPQSRTDLIDIMIQTKTNTLLPQGLGNGATIAHKTGTLGRLLADVGLVKMPNGKRYIISVMVKRPFNDASAEKLIRTISRQAYDYFNN, translated from the coding sequence GTGGAAAAACAACAGAAACCAACCTCCTCCCGCCGCCGCCAGCGTCGCCACCTTACCAAACAGCCACAAACTAAGGACATTAAATCCTCCAAATCCCAACCAAAACAGAAAACACGCCGCCAAAGCTCATCCCCAAAATCAAATAAATCTCGGTCAACCCCGCCACCTACCCCCCGTACCCGTGCTCGTCTATCCCGTTCACCAAACCCTTCTGCAATTCGCTCCAGTCAATCCCAGCTCAGGGTAGCATACCGCACACCCCAGTTACCAAACCTTCGTAGAAGACTCAATCCCTTTGCTACACCAGCCTCCTCATCCTTGCCCACCATAACCAATTCTCGTAATCCAATTCGGCAACGTCCTCAGCCACAATTAGTTGCTGATTTTTCCCCTAAATCCTCCAAAACAAGCCAACTAAAAGCTAGACTACCCCTCCCAACCCCCAATCACCAATCTGTACAAATTCGGAGAACTCGCCGAGAGCGCCGTTCCGAAAACTCCTCTACCAGGCTATGGATTTTGATTATCCGTTTGCTGATTGTGGGAATTGGTCTCGGAGCGATCGCAGGTACCGTATTATCGAGCTTGGGTACTGCTAGCCAACCATCTACCAAAACCACAGACAATGCTCCAATTGAAGTCCAGCAGAGTTTGAGTCAGACAATTAGTTCTCAATTGACACCCCTGCTGCTCAACAAATCTCCCTTACAAAAACAAATTCAAACTCTAGTAAAGCAACACCCCCAATTGCAACCCGGAATCTTCATCCATGATCTCGATACCGGTGCTTTCCTAGAATCAAATAGCCGTCTCATTTTTCCTGCTGCTAGCACCATTAAGTTACCAATTCTAATTGCTTTCTTTCAGGATGTAGATGCAGGCAAAGTTTTCTTAGATGAATATATAACCATGAAACCAGAGATGATTGCTGGTGGTTCTGGAAACATGCAATATCAAAAACCAGGCAAACAGTACAAAGCTCTGGAAGTAGCCACCAAAATGATCACCATTAGTGATAACACGGCTACGAATATGCTGATTGAACGTCTTGGTGGCATCGAAGTTCTCAATCAACGATTCCGCTCTTGGGGTTTGAAAAAAACTGTACTGCGCAACCCCCTACCAGATTTGCCAGGAACAAACACCACTAGCCCAAGAGAACTGGCTAGTTTGATTTTTCACCTTGAGCAAGGTAAGTGGATTTCTCCCCAATCTCGTACTGACCTGATCGATATCATGATCCAAACTAAGACCAACACACTATTACCCCAAGGACTAGGTAATGGTGCCACCATTGCCCATAAAACTGGCACCCTTGGCCGACTACTGGCCGATGTAGGTTTAGTAAAAATGCCCAACGGCAAGCGTTACATTATCAGCGTAATGGTCAAACGCCCCTTTAATGATGCCAGTGCCGAAAAACTGATTCGCACCATTTCTCGACAAGCCTATGACTACTTTAATAATTAG
- the obgE gene encoding GTPase ObgE encodes MQFIDQAEIEVVAGNGGDGIVAFRREKYVPAGGPAGGNGGRGGSVIFNAIEHLQTLLDFKYAHCFRAENGGRGGPNNRTGKNGSDRIIEVPCGTVVYNADTGEMLGDLVKPRQMLCVAKGGKGGLGNRHFLSNHNRAPEHALPGLPGEQLRLRLELKLLAEVGIIGLPNAGKSTLISALSAARPKIANYPFTTLIPNLGVVRKPTGDGTVFADIPGLIAGAHQGIGLGHEFLRHIERTRLLLHLIDITAADPIADYQTIQQELQAYGRELPERPQILALNKVDAVDQDMIDEVSTYLNQLTQVPVFSISAVAKIGLDALLSKIWQSLDQLSVADCSKAAVNLQQSTFKV; translated from the coding sequence ATGCAATTTATCGACCAAGCAGAAATTGAAGTTGTCGCTGGTAACGGGGGCGATGGAATTGTGGCGTTTCGGCGGGAAAAGTATGTTCCTGCTGGAGGACCGGCGGGGGGTAATGGTGGTCGGGGGGGTAGCGTGATTTTCAATGCTATAGAGCATCTGCAAACGTTGCTAGATTTCAAATACGCCCATTGCTTTCGAGCTGAGAATGGGGGTCGGGGAGGCCCTAATAATCGGACGGGAAAAAATGGTAGCGATCGCATTATTGAAGTTCCCTGTGGCACGGTTGTCTACAATGCTGACACGGGAGAAATGCTGGGGGATTTGGTAAAACCTCGGCAAATGCTGTGTGTTGCCAAAGGTGGTAAAGGAGGTTTGGGAAATCGGCATTTCCTGAGTAATCACAATCGCGCACCAGAGCATGCGTTACCTGGACTACCAGGAGAGCAACTGAGGTTACGCTTGGAGTTGAAGTTACTGGCTGAGGTGGGCATTATTGGTCTACCTAATGCTGGTAAGTCTACTCTGATTTCAGCACTCTCAGCGGCACGACCCAAGATAGCCAATTACCCCTTTACCACTTTGATTCCGAATTTAGGTGTGGTTCGAAAACCAACTGGGGATGGTACTGTATTTGCTGACATTCCTGGGTTGATTGCTGGAGCTCATCAAGGTATTGGTCTGGGTCACGAGTTCCTACGTCATATCGAACGCACTCGCTTGTTACTGCATTTGATTGATATTACTGCTGCTGACCCGATTGCTGATTATCAAACCATTCAACAGGAGTTACAAGCCTATGGCAGAGAATTGCCAGAGCGTCCCCAAATTCTTGCCCTTAATAAGGTAGATGCGGTTGATCAAGACATGATCGATGAGGTGTCTACTTACCTAAATCAGCTTACTCAGGTACCAGTTTTTTCGATTTCAGCTGTTGCTAAAATCGGCTTGGATGCTTTGTTATCGAAAATCTGGCAATCTCTAGATCAGTTGTCAGTAGCAGATTGCTCAAAGGCAGCAGTCAACCTTCAACAGTCAACTTTCAAGGTTTAA
- a CDS encoding Mo-dependent nitrogenase C-terminal domain-containing protein: MATSSTATYTEEQISAWLRGLFAVAWADGHFDPEEQEVMAQITQETLAPGTDLQSFDQPITPEELAAALGKDNTTAENFLRTAVMVALADGVYSATEADVLHQFCEALGHKVEALESLQVTLYDGKATEQSDSADALAQEPGSSDHPHSDILQPMRDWLDGMDVNDPRVARFMCKLIPSQCPFERDVKLFNHKIVHIPPMCKLNPLYDQLVGLRFRALSYLADDCGEDVSAYL, encoded by the coding sequence ATGGCTACTTCCAGTACTGCTACCTACACCGAAGAACAGATTTCAGCTTGGCTGCGGGGTTTATTTGCCGTTGCCTGGGCTGATGGTCACTTTGACCCAGAAGAACAAGAGGTTATGGCTCAAATCACCCAAGAGACATTGGCTCCTGGTACTGATTTGCAGTCTTTTGATCAACCGATTACTCCTGAAGAACTAGCAGCAGCTTTAGGTAAGGATAACACAACGGCAGAGAATTTTCTACGAACTGCTGTAATGGTAGCCTTGGCAGATGGGGTGTACTCTGCGACTGAAGCTGATGTTCTACACCAGTTCTGTGAAGCGCTAGGTCATAAGGTTGAGGCTCTTGAATCACTGCAGGTAACTCTTTATGACGGTAAGGCAACTGAGCAAAGCGATTCTGCTGATGCCTTAGCTCAAGAACCAGGAAGTTCTGACCATCCCCATTCGGATATTCTACAGCCAATGCGGGATTGGTTAGATGGTATGGATGTTAATGACCCACGGGTCGCTCGATTTATGTGTAAACTGATTCCTTCTCAGTGTCCGTTTGAACGGGACGTGAAGCTATTTAATCACAAAATCGTCCACATCCCACCGATGTGTAAGCTTAATCCTCTCTATGATCAGTTAGTCGGCTTGCGCTTCCGGGCTTTATCTTATTTAGCCGATGATTGTGGTGAAGATGTTTCAGCATATTTATAA
- a CDS encoding EamA family transporter, which translates to MSVLTSATGQFLLKTGAEKLDKVNASNWLDQIFSIPKTPEIIAGLSCYGLGALAYILLLTRVNLSVAGPSVSLTYVFSVLMGYFFFKETIPVSRAVGLGLIICGVMLVIWKKSVSH; encoded by the coding sequence ATGTCAGTCCTAACCAGTGCTACTGGACAGTTCTTGCTCAAAACTGGAGCCGAAAAGCTGGATAAAGTTAACGCTAGCAATTGGCTAGATCAGATATTCAGTATACCCAAGACCCCAGAAATTATAGCAGGGCTAAGTTGTTATGGTTTAGGGGCACTGGCATACATTTTGTTGCTGACGCGGGTAAATCTCAGCGTTGCTGGTCCTTCAGTATCCTTGACTTACGTCTTCTCCGTACTGATGGGCTATTTTTTCTTTAAGGAAACCATCCCCGTTAGCCGTGCCGTGGGGTTGGGTTTGATTATCTGCGGTGTAATGTTGGTAATTTGGAAAAAATCAGTTAGTCATTAG
- a CDS encoding WecB/TagA/CpsF family glycosyltransferase — protein MAIKNQRNELDYLPAINVHLLERRISCVTVPRIVDAIHAACVEDRKITVAHYNVHSFNFSMQLPWFYEFIQSAEIAHCDGIGILKALQFMGYNLSLKYRASYTLLLPKLLDNFNQNSFSIFLLGSKPKHLETALTNLRQQYPNIVVDGHHGYFDKEDPSQNEEIINKINQAKPNILLVGMGMPIQEKWIWQHRSRLNVNVFMPCGAVIDRLAGVVPDCPEFISNLGGEWLYRLSREPKRLAARYLLGNPAFFFQLALAKFYAQPLRVEKMGYRLNGQKNSLGEPVSLLSPLPQGMN, from the coding sequence ATGGCAATAAAAAATCAACGGAATGAATTAGATTATTTACCTGCTATTAATGTACATTTGCTAGAGCGTAGAATATCTTGTGTAACCGTCCCTAGGATTGTAGACGCCATTCATGCCGCTTGCGTTGAAGACAGAAAAATAACCGTAGCTCACTATAACGTACATAGTTTTAATTTTTCGATGCAGCTCCCATGGTTCTATGAATTTATCCAAAGTGCAGAAATCGCCCATTGTGACGGTATTGGTATCTTAAAAGCCCTTCAGTTTATGGGGTACAATTTATCACTAAAATACCGCGCTTCTTACACACTATTACTGCCAAAATTACTGGATAATTTCAACCAAAATAGTTTTTCAATATTTCTGTTGGGGTCAAAGCCTAAGCATCTAGAAACAGCCCTTACTAACCTCAGACAACAATACCCCAATATTGTTGTCGATGGTCACCACGGATATTTTGATAAAGAAGACCCGAGCCAAAATGAAGAGATAATTAATAAAATCAACCAGGCAAAACCTAATATTTTATTGGTAGGCATGGGTATGCCAATTCAAGAAAAATGGATTTGGCAGCATCGTAGTCGTCTTAATGTCAATGTGTTCATGCCTTGTGGTGCAGTGATCGACCGATTGGCAGGTGTGGTTCCTGACTGTCCAGAATTTATTTCCAATCTTGGTGGAGAGTGGCTTTATCGTCTATCCCGTGAACCCAAACGTCTCGCAGCTCGCTACTTACTCGGTAATCCAGCCTTTTTCTTTCAACTTGCTCTAGCTAAATTTTATGCACAACCTTTGAGAGTAGAGAAGATGGGGTACAGGCTAAATGGACAAAAAAACAGTTTAGGCGAGCCTGTAAGCCTTCTTTCACCATTACCTCAGGGAATGAACTAG
- a CDS encoding HAD-IA family hydrolase: MFISDMYLPLSVINKILQSSGYDESDKVFLSSAIGKTKFTGDIYSYVVEQLGCNPEDILHIGDNYHSDVLNAKAKGLLSYFY, translated from the coding sequence ATTTTTATCTCCGATATGTATCTCCCCCTATCGGTGATCAATAAAATTCTTCAGTCATCAGGCTATGATGAGAGTGACAAGGTATTTTTGTCCTCTGCTATAGGCAAAACTAAATTTACGGGAGATATTTATTCATATGTTGTTGAACAGCTAGGATGTAACCCAGAAGATATCCTTCACATTGGTGATAATTATCACTCCGATGTTTTGAATGCCAAAGCCAAGGGCTTATTAAGTTATTTTTATTAA
- a CDS encoding glycosyltransferase family 2 protein, whose translation MKPLVSVVIPTYRRPKLVKRAVQSALAQTLSQIEVIVVIDGPHEATCASLTEVDDSRLRVIELPTNQGCTAARRAGVAAAQAPWIAHLDDDDEWMPQKLELQLEAANRSQYKYPIVSCYLIARTPQNDSIWPRRIPSKSEPLSEYLFVRNTFFQGEAVIQGSTILTSKELLQKIPFRSSADDHDDWDWLLRATTLEEVGIEFVTEPLSVWYLGENRPSISSTTKWRNSLNWIQKVQDLVTPRAYASFILTEVSSRAAKACEWKAFFPLLWEAIRHGKPLPMDIGLYFGMWLLSPKTRGWLRNLLTKNPQPLTT comes from the coding sequence TTGAAACCCTTAGTTAGTGTCGTAATACCTACCTATCGCAGACCAAAGTTAGTTAAACGAGCTGTTCAAAGCGCTCTGGCTCAAACCCTTAGTCAAATTGAAGTCATTGTTGTCATAGATGGTCCGCATGAGGCTACTTGTGCATCACTCACAGAAGTGGATGACTCCCGGCTAAGGGTTATTGAACTGCCCACCAATCAAGGTTGTACGGCCGCTCGTAGGGCGGGGGTTGCTGCAGCTCAAGCCCCATGGATTGCTCATCTAGATGATGATGACGAATGGATGCCCCAAAAACTAGAACTGCAACTGGAAGCTGCTAATCGTTCCCAATACAAATACCCTATTGTCAGCTGTTACCTAATTGCTCGGACTCCCCAAAACGATTCCATTTGGCCGAGAAGAATTCCCTCTAAATCAGAACCACTGAGTGAATATCTGTTTGTTCGCAATACCTTCTTCCAGGGAGAAGCAGTAATTCAAGGTTCAACTATTCTTACATCCAAAGAGTTATTGCAAAAAATTCCCTTCAGGAGCAGCGCTGATGATCACGACGATTGGGACTGGCTGTTACGGGCCACTACTTTGGAAGAGGTAGGAATTGAGTTTGTGACTGAACCATTGTCAGTGTGGTATTTAGGAGAAAACCGTCCTAGTATTAGTAGCACTACTAAATGGCGGAATTCATTAAACTGGATTCAAAAAGTACAAGACTTAGTCACACCCCGTGCTTACGCATCCTTTATATTGACAGAGGTAAGTTCAAGAGCTGCCAAAGCTTGTGAGTGGAAGGCATTTTTTCCCCTTCTCTGGGAAGCCATTCGCCATGGCAAACCCCTACCTATGGATATAGGTTTGTACTTCGGTATGTGGCTACTCTCTCCCAAGACCCGAGGCTGGTTGCGGAATTTACTGACTAAGAATCCTCAGCCATTAACAACTTGA
- the rpsU gene encoding 30S ribosomal protein S21, translating into MTQVVVGENEHLESALRRFKRKVSQAGIFADMKKNRHFETFAQKRKRKEIARHRERRRLRNRRRRF; encoded by the coding sequence ATGACCCAAGTGGTGGTTGGTGAAAATGAGCACTTAGAGTCAGCCCTACGTCGATTTAAGCGAAAAGTCTCCCAAGCTGGCATCTTTGCCGATATGAAAAAGAATCGTCATTTTGAGACATTTGCACAAAAACGCAAACGTAAAGAAATTGCGAGACATCGGGAACGTCGAAGACTCCGAAACCGTAGAAGACGGTTCTAG
- a CDS encoding RNA-binding protein: MSVYVGNLAREVTEEDLKSVFEEYGQIKRIHMPTDRETGRFRGFAFVEMNTEEEEAKAIEDLDGAEWMGRDLKVNKAKPREKRNSFGGGRRGDNFSRRY; this comes from the coding sequence ATGTCTGTCTACGTTGGTAACCTTGCACGTGAGGTGACAGAAGAGGATCTGAAATCTGTGTTTGAAGAATATGGTCAAATCAAGCGAATTCACATGCCCACCGATCGCGAAACAGGTCGCTTCAGGGGCTTTGCTTTTGTGGAAATGAACACAGAGGAGGAAGAAGCGAAGGCCATTGAAGACCTTGATGGAGCTGAATGGATGGGGCGCGATCTCAAAGTCAATAAAGCCAAGCCTCGCGAAAAAAGAAACTCATTTGGGGGCGGTCGCAGAGGTGATAACTTCTCTCGTCGCTACTAA
- a CDS encoding glycosyltransferase — MITSPKVSVIVPAYNVRSYISEALVSLERQSYREFEVLIVDDGSTDDTAELVKPFCRRDSRFELLQKSNGGLSSARNYGIRHARASYIALLDADDLYKPDKLANHVAVLDREPEVGVVYSASQAIRDDGSPTIMRLSGKPVMSDPLLALLCKNFIGHGSNGVFRSCLVDEVGEFDEGLRSSEDIDFWLRIAATGRWRFDREPKVLCCYRVRPSGLSFNIAQMQHSHEQVLKSAYERSPELVEKVLPTAYAYMYRYLARLSLTAGDAAKAVHFINQALAANSSIFYRDPRSLLTLVAVRLAPLAKLVIKRSLGSVEYTANN; from the coding sequence ATGATTACTTCACCAAAAGTCAGTGTTATCGTTCCTGCTTATAACGTTCGGTCGTACATTTCGGAAGCGCTAGTCTCTCTTGAGCGTCAGTCTTATCGAGAATTTGAAGTCCTGATTGTTGACGACGGCTCTACTGATGATACCGCTGAACTGGTTAAACCGTTTTGTCGGCGGGATTCACGCTTTGAGTTATTGCAGAAGTCCAATGGAGGACTCTCATCGGCTCGTAACTATGGCATCCGTCATGCTCGTGCTAGCTACATCGCTCTACTAGATGCAGATGATCTCTACAAGCCGGACAAACTAGCTAACCATGTGGCTGTACTGGATCGGGAACCAGAGGTAGGGGTTGTCTACAGTGCCTCACAAGCAATCCGTGATGATGGAAGTCCCACGATCATGCGTTTGAGCGGTAAGCCAGTTATGTCTGACCCACTCCTAGCGCTACTGTGCAAGAATTTCATTGGTCATGGTTCTAATGGTGTATTCCGAAGCTGTCTAGTGGATGAAGTCGGGGAATTTGACGAAGGGCTACGCAGTTCAGAAGATATAGATTTCTGGTTAAGAATTGCCGCTACGGGACGCTGGCGTTTTGATCGGGAGCCAAAAGTCCTGTGTTGCTACCGAGTTCGTCCTTCTGGACTTTCTTTTAATATAGCACAAATGCAGCATTCTCATGAACAGGTACTTAAATCAGCTTATGAACGCTCTCCAGAATTGGTAGAGAAAGTATTGCCGACCGCTTACGCCTATATGTATCGCTACCTAGCTAGATTATCTTTAACTGCTGGTGATGCAGCTAAAGCTGTTCACTTTATTAACCAAGCGTTAGCTGCCAATAGCTCAATCTTCTATCGCGATCCGCGATCGCTCCTGACGCTGGTAGCTGTACGTCTGGCACCACTAGCCAAGCTGGTGATTAAGCGATCGCTTGGCTCCGTAGAATACACAGCAAACAACTAA
- a CDS encoding oligosaccharide flippase family protein encodes MKLSSLLTSGFWTTYGALGTRLLVLLSNLILARLLLPSEFGVISVAYIFWSFLNLFTQGTINSFIVYKGIEDQRYLNTTYTIAIARGLMLAVAMVAISPLAANFFGVPQLVWILIVFAFNLVVASIQSVYQGVLTRQMRYREIAHATIIASLVRVVSTTGCAFIGLSYWSFVVGDAAFWFIEYWISRRHVEHKFRLQIDPQASSEVLSFCFGATGSSLGFYVNANGDNFVIGKLLGNTNLGYYNFAYQLTQTINTVMGEVINQVGMSSFAQLENDEQQQSVLVTMVEQMAFLGAPLYALFFLVVDDQVISMIFGQKWVPACQVIPLLLVFAYFRLINNSLINMLAAKGRTGINAKVNLMIAPVAFLSFIIGAEQAGLIGVGIAVAFVLGIVWTIYWWWVGCRALGWPLMKFLLPCFKAALIVLLAIVSCLGLPTILKPFLFMSLYIVCMRLIAAKQFFSYQSLLGKLANQLTKLGKSQL; translated from the coding sequence ATGAAACTCAGCTCGTTACTCACAAGTGGGTTCTGGACAACATACGGAGCCCTCGGGACACGTCTGCTGGTATTGCTAAGTAACCTGATACTAGCAAGGTTGCTGTTGCCATCTGAATTTGGGGTGATTAGCGTTGCCTATATTTTTTGGTCTTTCCTGAATTTGTTCACCCAAGGCACCATCAACTCTTTTATTGTCTACAAGGGCATTGAAGACCAGCGTTATTTAAATACAACATACACAATTGCTATTGCCAGGGGATTGATGTTGGCAGTGGCAATGGTGGCGATATCTCCCCTAGCGGCTAACTTTTTCGGTGTACCACAGCTGGTATGGATTCTGATCGTGTTCGCCTTTAATCTGGTGGTGGCTTCTATCCAGTCTGTTTATCAGGGAGTACTCACTAGACAGATGAGGTATCGGGAAATAGCCCATGCTACCATAATCGCCTCGTTAGTGCGAGTAGTCTCTACCACTGGTTGCGCCTTTATCGGTTTGAGCTACTGGTCATTTGTGGTGGGAGATGCTGCTTTTTGGTTTATAGAGTATTGGATTAGTCGTCGTCATGTAGAACACAAATTCCGCTTACAGATTGATCCACAGGCTAGCTCAGAAGTCTTGTCGTTCTGTTTTGGTGCCACTGGCTCCAGTTTGGGATTTTATGTAAATGCCAATGGTGACAACTTTGTAATTGGTAAACTGCTGGGTAATACTAATTTGGGATACTACAACTTTGCTTACCAATTGACCCAGACAATTAACACTGTAATGGGTGAGGTGATTAATCAGGTAGGAATGTCTTCATTCGCCCAGTTAGAGAATGACGAACAGCAGCAAAGTGTTCTAGTCACAATGGTTGAACAAATGGCTTTCCTGGGGGCTCCTCTATACGCCTTATTTTTTTTAGTGGTAGACGATCAGGTCATCTCTATGATATTTGGCCAGAAGTGGGTGCCAGCCTGCCAGGTGATTCCTTTGTTACTTGTGTTTGCTTACTTTAGGCTGATCAATAATTCACTGATTAATATGCTTGCAGCAAAAGGCAGAACTGGGATTAACGCCAAGGTTAACCTTATGATTGCTCCCGTAGCTTTCTTGAGCTTTATCATTGGTGCTGAGCAAGCAGGACTAATTGGGGTGGGAATTGCAGTTGCTTTCGTGCTAGGAATTGTCTGGACAATCTACTGGTGGTGGGTAGGTTGCCGAGCACTAGGTTGGCCATTAATGAAGTTTTTACTTCCGTGCTTTAAAGCTGCTCTGATTGTACTGCTAGCAATTGTGAGTTGTCTAGGTTTACCAACAATCCTGAAGCCCTTCCTATTTATGAGTCTCTATATCGTCTGTATGCGCCTGATCGCTGCCAAACAATTTTTTAGTTACCAGTCTCTACTAGGGAAATTGGCTAATCAGCTGACAAAGTTAGGTAAAAGTCAGTTATAG